A single genomic interval of Dyella sp. BiH032 harbors:
- a CDS encoding conjugal transfer protein TraH, which produces MKRILLLVLVAFAAISGHVHAQSGVAGQSANIFNSMTNTTDPKVVMGARRGVITGGSFQMKNRMMNVQLISMNAPNVTGGCGGIDAFMGSFSFISKDQIVSALRSIASAAVGYAFKLALQSMCPSCEKIMGEMQNMMNNVTMNNINSCEVGQSIINAGGDDSIAHGIESMGAPVRTWLGQADDYQASKNQNKSSTPLGSLANQSPQVFDQVIPGNVVWRALMSQGVGTWVGQQNDQMLEDIMSLTGTIIVCMPDAAQSECSVAGAQGSRIGQQGSLIQYRQPPTMTIKELVEGTDGSRQIKRIQCVGQHPHDLNGCNRIIVQDYSDYEGLRTKLMKVFLGDGTEGSGMLDQVYMGQRAPTAQEQALMTGGGQYTQLAISLAMKSPAAAKRFVAQFGDLIAAELAQEIVFVNIDSALTAVAQQTSGDTKPIRQLLQESLQRNQDEMKLYYDNAKSKSAVINYWSEIQHALEKRDPVQRPVGAVN; this is translated from the coding sequence GTTGCCTTTGCGGCGATCAGCGGTCATGTGCACGCGCAAAGTGGCGTCGCAGGCCAGTCGGCGAACATCTTCAATTCAATGACGAACACAACCGACCCGAAGGTCGTGATGGGCGCGCGCCGAGGCGTCATCACTGGCGGCAGCTTCCAAATGAAGAACCGCATGATGAACGTGCAGCTCATCTCGATGAATGCACCCAACGTGACGGGCGGCTGCGGTGGCATCGATGCATTCATGGGGTCCTTCTCGTTCATTTCTAAGGACCAGATTGTCTCCGCATTGCGCTCTATCGCATCGGCCGCAGTCGGCTACGCGTTCAAGCTCGCGCTGCAAAGCATGTGCCCGTCCTGCGAAAAGATCATGGGCGAGATGCAGAACATGATGAACAACGTGACGATGAACAACATCAACTCGTGCGAGGTGGGGCAATCCATCATCAATGCCGGTGGAGACGACTCGATTGCGCACGGAATTGAATCCATGGGCGCGCCGGTGCGCACCTGGCTTGGTCAGGCCGATGACTACCAGGCCAGTAAGAACCAGAACAAGTCCAGCACTCCGCTCGGCTCACTTGCGAACCAGTCTCCCCAAGTCTTCGATCAGGTTATTCCTGGGAACGTGGTGTGGCGTGCACTGATGTCACAAGGCGTCGGCACGTGGGTTGGACAGCAAAACGATCAGATGCTCGAGGACATCATGTCGCTCACTGGCACGATTATCGTGTGCATGCCTGATGCGGCGCAGAGTGAGTGCTCTGTTGCGGGGGCCCAGGGCAGCAGGATCGGCCAGCAAGGGTCGCTCATCCAGTACCGCCAGCCACCCACCATGACGATCAAGGAGCTTGTGGAAGGGACTGATGGGTCGCGTCAGATCAAGCGTATCCAATGCGTCGGGCAGCACCCGCATGACCTGAACGGCTGCAATCGGATAATCGTGCAGGACTACAGCGACTACGAGGGCCTGCGGACCAAGCTCATGAAGGTATTTCTTGGCGACGGCACCGAAGGGTCGGGCATGTTGGACCAGGTTTACATGGGGCAACGCGCGCCAACGGCACAAGAGCAGGCGCTGATGACCGGTGGTGGCCAGTACACCCAGCTGGCTATCAGCCTTGCCATGAAATCGCCGGCGGCGGCGAAGCGATTCGTCGCCCAATTTGGTGATCTGATTGCGGCGGAACTGGCTCAGGAAATCGTGTTCGTCAACATCGACTCCGCCCTGACCGCTGTTGCCCAGCAAACCAGTGGAGACACGAAACCCATCCGGCAGCTGCTGCAGGAATCTCTGCAGCGTAACCAGGACGAGATGAAGCTCTACTACGACAACGCCAAGTCGAAGAGCGCGGTTATCAACTACTGGTCCGAGATCCAGCACGCGCTGGAGAAGCGCGACCCGGTACAGCGCCCCGTCGGCGCCGTGAACTGA